The following nucleotide sequence is from Deltaproteobacteria bacterium.
GGGAAAGGGAGCACTTTTTCCTTCCACACTTTCTGCATAACCTGTTTCCGGATATAGGTCGGGATGACGGCCGGGAAGTCGTTTTTCTTCACGGTGTTCCCTGCGGCATGCGCGACGACCGGCACCGGGAACCGGAGCAGGGGAAAGAGGCCGAGGAGGACAAGGATCAGCAGGATACGTTTCATGGAGACTCCCTCAGGGTTTCGGTTCGATTCTCAGTCGTTTCCCCCTGCCGTATTGAAAGATCACTCATTTCCATGTTGAGTTGCAGGAGGGCTTCTTCCCCCGGGGCCAGACGCATTTCCCAGTGCAGAAGAAGGCAGGAACCCTGATAGATTTTCTCAAAGCCTCCTTCCGACTGGGAGACGGTTTCGATCGGAAAGCGCCAAAGGCCGGCCGGTTGCCGTGCAGTGATCCCCCACCGAATGCCGCTCCATTCATCCGTCAGGACGAGGCGTTCCACTCCGTCCATCGCTCCCGTTCCGGCAAGATGAGGGGGAACCGGTTTCTCCCCGTTGATCCGGTAGTAACGGTCCGGGGCATTGCCGGCCAGCAGGGTGATGTTGAATTCAATCCCGAAGCGGCCGGTAAGATCGTCCGGTCCCGTGTTGCGGATGCTGTAATCGATTGTCACCGACGAAACCCCGGCGGTTGCGTGGATGGTTTTTGTCACCCGGACTGTTTTCGGCCTCCCGGCCCCCTGCGCGGAACGGACGGCGCCTTTCCGGGTCAGCGAGAGACCGGTCCCCTTCCCGGTGGTCGCGAGGGAGGCGGTGTAGGCTCCGGCTACGAAGTCTCCCTCCTCATCGTATTTCCCTTGCTGAAAGGCCTCCATGGATGTTTTGTCCGGGAAGAAATGGTCGATCAGGGAATGTCGGGGATAGGGATCATAAACAATCCGTTCCGCCAGTCCTTCTTCTTTCGCCATGACCTGATGATGAATGGTCTGCACACCCCCCTCCTGCGGAGCGGTGAGGGCCCGGCTGATCTCCTGATGATAAAATTCAGGGATCCGGGTCAGGGTATCCTGCAGGTTGAAGGAGCGGGGTTTGAAGTCGAGGCCGATGAGTGTGCCGCCCTGGTGGGGGGCGAAGATCATCGTATAGCTTTCCGAGTTCAGAATCATCTCTTCAGCGCCGTCTTTGTCGAGATCGGCATGAACGGTGTCCAGCCAGACCGACCGGCCGTCATGCAGGAGGGTGTCGGCGATGGCCTCGGCCCGGATCAGGTGACGGTAGATGCCGGCACGCAGGTGGGGCAGGTAGAGCCCGCCGAAGACACCGTGCCAGTAGGCATCGTTGCACTGTCCCTTCCACAGTTCATTGAGGGCGGTCTCTTTCTCCTTTCCGTCAGGGAGGTGGTGAACCTTGTCGCTGACAAAAAGCATCTTTTTGTGCATCCGGTTGCTCTCCGGATATTTGGAAAAGAAGTTTCGCCAGAAACCACCGGCCAGGAAGGGGCGGGCCATTTCTTCCAGACCGGCTTCGGCGAGCCGATCTTTCAAGTGCCGGAACTCTTCCGAAGCGTTCTGCAGCAGCGACCATTCGGCCATTTCCATATAGGAAGAGGTGGGAAGATAGATCCGTCCTCGGGGGGCGTGGCTTTGAAGGACCTCGGAGAAGAGTTTCGGCTCAATCCAGTCCCGGTTTTCGTCCAGGGCCTCGAAAAAGCGGGAGAGCCAGCCTTCCTCGTAGACGGAATGATAGGTCCCGGGCCATACGCCGAACTTTTCTCCATCGTCTCCCATAATCGCAAGCGGGGTCTCCGAGGTATTCCGCATTTCGTCAAGGTAGGCGAGGGTTTCTTCCACCGGGTGGAAAGGAATCAGGTAGCGCAGGCGTTCGCTGCCGGGAAAGACATTCAGGATCTTTCCCTTTTCTTCCGTGATGTAATATCCGTGAAGGGACTCCCCTCGAAGACCGGCCATGATAAAATGGTGATCATCGATGACGATATACTTTGCCCCGGCGTTATGGAGCGATTCCGCCAGGTGGGGCTCCCAGACCCGTTCCGCCAGCCACATCCCCTTCGGTTCGGTCCGAAAGGTCTCCCGGAGAAAAGAGGTCAGCTTGCTCATCTGTCCCTGTTTGTCCGATTCATAGAGCGTGGTCAGGATCGGTTCGTAAAACCCTCCGGACATGAGTTCGACCTGATTTTTTCCCACCAAACTGCAAAGTTCTTTGATGAATTCCGGATGGTTTTCCTTCAGCCATTCCAAAAGGAAACCGGAATAGTGGAGAGTCACACGTATATGGGGGTGTTCCGTCAGTGCGCGGGCGAAGGGAAGATAAGCTTTTTGGTAAGAGGTTTCCAGTACCTGGGAGAAGTTGTCTACCGGTTGATGATTGTGGATTGCAAGAAGGAGTGTAACCGGTTTTGCCATGCATATTTCTCCGGGGATCTTTGAAAGTCGTTGCGATTATAGACAAAGAGCTGATCGAAAGCAACCTTTGTCAGGATCGAAAGCGCAAAAAACTGTAACGACTCAGGTTGCTTCTATTTTTCGGCAGGACAAGGCGTGAGGAGCGCAAAACCGGAGGCGTATTTTTATACGTTGAGGATTTGAGCACCGGAACACCCCAAGATCCCTTATTCCTCAGAACCGCGGAAAGCGGCAAAGATAAATCTCAGGCGGGGCACGCCGAAGGCGTAACCAGTCATGCGGGAAAAGAGGGGTGACCTGAGTCGTTACAAAAAACTGACCGGCCCGAGAGCCGGTCAGTTCAAGAAAGGAGGACAGACTTAATTAAGCGGCCTGTTAAAAGGAAACTTAATTAAGGTGCTTTGTATATAGTTGCACTGCAATCTGTGTGCCGAATCACTGGATATGGATAAGTCATTGAATACATGTGGTTTTGCGACTGTTCTGAAAGTATGCCCGGTTCCCGTTTTGTCCATTTTTATCCATGTTTTCTTTCGGGTTCCATCTCCTGTCCGGGAAAGCGGTGCAGGACAAGGGCTGAGCGCTTGTGCAGAAAAGAACAGGGCAAAGTGCAATTTTGCACAAGAAGATTTCTCTCGGTGATGGAATATTCATGCCGATTCTTCCTTCTGTTCCCATAGTATTTCTTCAATTGCTCGTGTAATCCGTCGGAGTCCTTTTTTCTGTTTCGCCGAGACCGGGATGGCTTTGAACCGTTCTGCAAGTCTGTCTGCCTGCTTTGTGGGGAGCCGGTCGATCTTGTTGAAGATCAGAAGGGAAGGGAGTGAGAGCAGATCGAGATCGGCAAGAACTTTCTCCACCGTCTCCATATGGTCTTCGAAGGAGGGACTGGAGAGGTCGACGACATGGAGCAGGAGGTTTGCATCCTGAAGTTCATCGAGGGTGGCCGAAAAGGCGCCGAAAAGGTCCTCCGGCAGGTCCCGGATAAAACCTACCGTGTCGGTAATGATCACCTCCCGTTCCCGTGGGAAACGAAGACGGCGGGTGGCGGTGTCGAGCGTAGCGAAGAGCTTATCCTCTGTGAGGACCGTGCTCCGGGTAAGGGCGTTTAAAAGGGTTGATTTCCCTGCATTGGTGTAACCGACGATTGAGATAATGGGGATTTCCTGACGATTTCTCCGGGCCCGGCGCTGTTTTCTTCCCAGATTTATCTGTTTTAATGTTCTTTCCAGGCGATTGATTCTGTCCCGGGTTCGTCGACGGCTGATCTCCAATTTTGTTTCTCCGGGTCCTCTTCCTCCGATTCCGCCTGTGAGTCGGGAGAGTCCGGAGTCCTTTTCTCCGAGGCGGGGAAGCAGGTACCGCAGCTGGGCCAGTTCCACCTGGACCTTGCCTTCCCGGCTCATGGCATGCTGTGCAAAGATGTCAAGGATCAGTTGCGTTCGGTCGATGATACGCATCTCCGTGAGCCGGGCGATGGATCGTGCCTGACCGGCCGTTAAATCCTGATTGAAGACGATCAGGTCGGCGCCTCTTTGCAGGGCGGTAATGACCAGCTCCTTGAGCTTTCCCTCTCCCATGACGAAGCGGGGATGGATCCGGGGCCTGCGCTGCAGGATACGATCGAGGACCTCGATCCCCGCGGTATGGGCCAGTTCCTCCAACTCCAGGAGGGCCTCTTCCTCCCTTACCCGCTTCCGGGTGGTGACGCCGATGAGGATTGCCCGGTCGCTTCGTTTCAGAGAAGCTCCTTCCGGGAGGGAGCGGTTGATTCTGTTCTCCAATTCGAGAACATAGGGGAGAAAGTCGATCTTGATCCCTTCGAGGGGTTGTGGTGGCAGGATTTTCCAGGGATCGCCATCCTTGTGGTGGGGCATGAGGTGGGCCAGAAAGACCCGGCCGGGGAGACCTTGCGTACCGACGGAGACGGCTGCGATCAGGTCGAGCCGCAGGAGGGCCAGGTCCGTCAGATCGTCGCTGCTTAAGGGGGTTTCTTTCAGGTGGGTGTGAATCAGGCGGAGTCCGCAAAGTCGGGAGGAGGAGGTCCGGTATCGGGAGAGATCGGGCAGAAACAGGCCCTTCGGGTCCCCGACAACGACGAAGCGGATGATTCCTTTCCGGTCGGCAAGGAGCCCGATCTGTCTTCCGATTTCAAAAGAGAGTTCCGTGAGATAACGGGCCAGGTCCCGGTTGAGTACCTCATCCGCCGGGATCCTTCGCCGGTAGAGTTTCTCGATCTTCCGGATCTGGCTCGGCTTGAGGCCGACGGTATTTCCAAAGATATTCTTGATGGTGCAACCTCCTGCGAACAAATTATAGACAGGGAAGGAAAAAAGATCAAGGCGGACCTTGCGACAATCGGTCGCTGCTTGCCGCAAGATTCGGAAAGAAATATTTGCCTCTCCTTCCGCTTGCGTGGTAATTTAGATTTCGCAGAAAATGGTAGAGGCTTTCAGGAAAGAGGACAATGGCACAAGGGGAACTCTGCTATGCCGAGTTTGCTTCGCCTTTCGGCCCGGTCTGGGTCAGCGGGAACGATACCGGAGTCACCGCGATCGTCTTGTCGCCGCATGAGGTGAAGCGGGCGCAAAGAGAGCTTTTGAAGCGGTTCCCTGGGATCCTGCGGGAAAACTCCGGAAAGTTGGCGCCCGTCATCCGGGAAGTGAGTCGATATCTTGACGGATCTTCCGAGGAGATTGCCCTGCAGGCCGACCTGACCGGGTTGCCCCCTTTTCGGCAACGGGTCTTGAAGGTTCTGCAGACGATCCCTTACGGGGAAGTGCGAAGTTATCAGTGGGTCGCAGTGCAGGCGGGAAGTCCCCGGGCCTTTCGGGCGGCGGGTTCCGCCTGTGCCGCCAATCCACTTCCTTTACTGATCCCCTGTCACCGTGTGATCGCCGGGGACGGCTCACTCGGCGGATTCCGGGGCGGGACCCTGCTCAAAAAACGGTTGCTGGCACTGGAGGGGGTTGACCTGTCTTCGATGACCCGGAGGCGAAGATGAAAATTACTTCACAGCAGGGGAAAGGGGGGAGCGACCGGTCTGGAGGGAAAAGGGATGGGACAGGCGGATAATGTGAAAAAGATCGGTGCGGCACGGTTTTCCGTGGGGGCCGCCCTCGGTCTTGCCGTTCTGAAATTAACGACCGGTTTT
It contains:
- a CDS encoding DUF1926 domain-containing protein, which gives rise to MAKPVTLLLAIHNHQPVDNFSQVLETSYQKAYLPFARALTEHPHIRVTLHYSGFLLEWLKENHPEFIKELCSLVGKNQVELMSGGFYEPILTTLYESDKQGQMSKLTSFLRETFRTEPKGMWLAERVWEPHLAESLHNAGAKYIVIDDHHFIMAGLRGESLHGYYITEEKGKILNVFPGSERLRYLIPFHPVEETLAYLDEMRNTSETPLAIMGDDGEKFGVWPGTYHSVYEEGWLSRFFEALDENRDWIEPKLFSEVLQSHAPRGRIYLPTSSYMEMAEWSLLQNASEEFRHLKDRLAEAGLEEMARPFLAGGFWRNFFSKYPESNRMHKKMLFVSDKVHHLPDGKEKETALNELWKGQCNDAYWHGVFGGLYLPHLRAGIYRHLIRAEAIADTLLHDGRSVWLDTVHADLDKDGAEEMILNSESYTMIFAPHQGGTLIGLDFKPRSFNLQDTLTRIPEFYHQEISRALTAPQEGGVQTIHHQVMAKEEGLAERIVYDPYPRHSLIDHFFPDKTSMEAFQQGKYDEEGDFVAGAYTASLATTGKGTGLSLTRKGAVRSAQGAGRPKTVRVTKTIHATAGVSSVTIDYSIRNTGPDDLTGRFGIEFNITLLAGNAPDRYYRINGEKPVPPHLAGTGAMDGVERLVLTDEWSGIRWGITARQPAGLWRFPIETVSQSEGGFEKIYQGSCLLLHWEMRLAPGEEALLQLNMEMSDLSIRQGETTENRTETLRESP
- a CDS encoding methylated-DNA--[protein]-cysteine S-methyltransferase, translated to MAQGELCYAEFASPFGPVWVSGNDTGVTAIVLSPHEVKRAQRELLKRFPGILRENSGKLAPVIREVSRYLDGSSEEIALQADLTGLPPFRQRVLKVLQTIPYGEVRSYQWVAVQAGSPRAFRAAGSACAANPLPLLIPCHRVIAGDGSLGGFRGGTLLKKRLLALEGVDLSSMTRRRR
- the hflX gene encoding GTPase HflX, giving the protein MFAGGCTIKNIFGNTVGLKPSQIRKIEKLYRRRIPADEVLNRDLARYLTELSFEIGRQIGLLADRKGIIRFVVVGDPKGLFLPDLSRYRTSSSRLCGLRLIHTHLKETPLSSDDLTDLALLRLDLIAAVSVGTQGLPGRVFLAHLMPHHKDGDPWKILPPQPLEGIKIDFLPYVLELENRINRSLPEGASLKRSDRAILIGVTTRKRVREEEALLELEELAHTAGIEVLDRILQRRPRIHPRFVMGEGKLKELVITALQRGADLIVFNQDLTAGQARSIARLTEMRIIDRTQLILDIFAQHAMSREGKVQVELAQLRYLLPRLGEKDSGLSRLTGGIGGRGPGETKLEISRRRTRDRINRLERTLKQINLGRKQRRARRNRQEIPIISIVGYTNAGKSTLLNALTRSTVLTEDKLFATLDTATRRLRFPREREVIITDTVGFIRDLPEDLFGAFSATLDELQDANLLLHVVDLSSPSFEDHMETVEKVLADLDLLSLPSLLIFNKIDRLPTKQADRLAERFKAIPVSAKQKKGLRRITRAIEEILWEQKEESA